Proteins found in one Oscarella lobularis chromosome 16, ooOscLobu1.1, whole genome shotgun sequence genomic segment:
- the LOC136196781 gene encoding histone-lysine N-methyltransferase eggless-like isoform X2, whose protein sequence is MANVEDPVDKLVLEIVQRHLDELGFEEKVRELARDIDQNIEELEREQRQNRRLLDAIIEERGSPRPHEQPEVIVIDDDDEEEQEEQEQTSAVEEENKPVPCSEELTTPTSSAAAVDPPSELPLPVRLSPVKQQQFVFTEQNFEDAGIPAEPLREFVAKKTVDTWWSTGTFLHIALNKNRQQAFRLQFSTGEKSLVLPHFLADVNHPRENELQIQTRVVGLYLKWEKLFSGYVAELPSSSNNYRYLIFYDDGFAQYLKRENLHRIYIQDDSFQQVTGHSRAFIKDYFEAFPYRPLLQVKVGDEVMTEWRGTWSLATVHVLDGSLMQMRFSSQRLEWIYRGSPRLEPINGMMDKIASFRANNSALTYKEVLQRFPFPTTHAKFQVQCMSTNSSDPEPPPPPRPPSPEPDPPPPTPPTPVTKETTPLQNPEEDDGEWKPPWIEMRRGTGRGIRRRGGGGGGGGGGGGGGGGGGVGKRGRRGRRGRGKDVASLLLKKLKDDESSDEVDERNPVSTARRTWNYLSKQSAATYTSHLCSPACCPVDSRATPLSSGFINYLAAPLTRGFEREVIKRIYPLKTDVYYRAPCSRRLRSMSDVAVYLKSIESTDLFTDQFCFDPNVSLVTKAAKKSGHDAVFIDDISNGEEPVPISCLNEIDDDLPSGFEYKSSRFWRNDETYVPFTSDPDFLICCDCEDDCEDKSKCTCSQLSRRSALALGGKDKLQDIGFSYKRLASTRKPKSAVYECNSKCKCSSQCGNRVLQNGIRLRLQVFKTVNRGWGVRCIDDIPKGAFVCTYSGRLMTEEQANKDGYRYGDEYLAELDHIEVIEKLKEGYESDVSEDLPSSSTASPISMATHDVDEEDEDQSKNVDLFKPKPANKTRLLFGKTECGCYAVDAKSAGNVGRFLNHSCSPNLCVQNVFVDTHDLRFPYVAFFAKRPIRAKAELTWDYSYEVGSVPGKVIKCHCNSSVCRGRLL, encoded by the exons ATGGCGAACGTCGAAGATCCAGTGGACAAACTCGTCCTAGAAATCGTCCAGCGTCATCTAGACGAGCTAGGCTTCGAAGAGAAAGTTCGCGA ACTCGCGCGAGACATCGATCAAAACATCGAAGAATTGGAGC GCGAACAGCGCCAGAATCGGCGTCTTCTTGACGCGATCATCGAAGAACGCGGATCGCCACGCCCACACGAACAACCGGAAGTAATCgtcattgacgacgacgacgaagaagaacaagaagaacAAGAACAAACTAGCGcagtagaagaagaaaacaagcCTGTTCCGTGTTCAGAAGAactgaccacgcccacgtcttccgccgccgccgtcgatccgCCGTCAGAATTGCCGCTTCCGGTTCGACTTTCGCCCGTCAAACAGCAACAATTCGTATTTACCGAACAGAA TTTTGAAGACGCGGGAATTCCCGCTGAACCCCTTAGGGAATTCGTTGCAAAGAAGACGGTGGACACGTGGTGGTCGACGGGAACTTTTCTTCACATTGCACTGAACAAAAATCGACAGCAAGCATTTCGACTTCAATTTTCCACAGGCGAAAAAAGTTTGGTTCTGCCTCATTTTCTCGCCGATGTCAATCATCCGCGCGAAAACGAACTCCAAATTCAAACGCGAGTTGTCG GTTTGTATTTGAAGTGGGAGAAATTGTTTTCCGGTTACGTTGCGGAGTTGCCGTCGAGTAGCAACAATTATAG ATATCTCATATTTTATGACGACGGCTTCGCTCAGTATCTGAAACGCGAGAATCTCCATAGAATTTATATCCAAG ACGATTCGTTTCAGCAGGTCACAGGCCATTCTCGCGCATTCATCAAAGATTACTTTGAAGCATTCCCATAC agaCCACTGTTGCAAGTGAAGGTAGGAGACGAAGTAATGACGGAGTGGCGCGGAACGTGGTCCCTAGCAACGGTTCACGTGCTCGACGGAAGTCTCATGCAA aTGAGATTCAGCTCGCAACGACTCGAGTGGATTTACAGGGGAAGTCCCCGTCTCGAGCCAATAAACGGGATGATg GATAAAATTGCGTCATTTCGAGCTAATAATAGCGCCTTGACGTACAAAGAAGTTCTCCAACGCTTTCCCTTTCCCACGACGCACGCTAAGTTTCAAGTTCAATGCATGTCTAC GAACAGTAGTGACCCTGAGCCCCCTCCCCCACCACGCCCACCCTCGCCCGAACCGGATCCCCCGCCGCCAACGCCGCCAACGCCGGTAACCAAGGAAACAACGCCATTGCAAAACccggaagaagacgacggtGAGTGGAAACCGCCTTGGATTGAAATGAGACGAGGGACTGGACGAGGGATCCGTCgtcgaggcggcggcggcggcggaggcggaggcggaggcggaggcggcggcggaggcggcgtgGGGAAAAGAGGGAGACGGGGGAGGCGCGGTCGCGGAAAAGACGTCGCTTCACTATTGCTCAAAAAACTTAAAGACGATGAGAGcagcgacgaagtcgacgagagaaatcCCGTCTCCACGGCGCGACGCACGTGGAATTATTTATCGAAACAGAGCGCGGCGACGT aCACATCCCATCTATGTTCTCCCGCTTGTTGTCCCGTCGATAGCCGCGCTACTCCGCTTTCGAGCGGTTTTATTAACTATCTAGCCGCTCCTCTTACTCGTGGCTTCGAAAG GGAAGTCATTAAACGGATTTATCCGTTGAAAACGGACGTTTATTACAGGGCTCCCTGCAGTAGAAGACTG CGTTCTATGAGTGACGTGGCCGTGTACT TGAAATCCATTGAGTCTACTGATCTGTTTACTGATCAGTTTTGCTTTGATCCGAACGTTTCGCTTGTGACAAAAGCCGCTAAGAAATCA gGACACGACGCCGTTTTTATTGATGATATTTCCAACGGCGAGGAACCCGTTCCGATATCA TGTCTAAATGAAATCGATGACGATTTGCCGAGCGGGTTTGAGTACAAGAGCTCGCGATTttggcgaaacgacgaaacgtaCGTTCCCTTCACGTCCGATCCCGATTTTCTCATCTGTTGCGACTGCGAAGACGATTGCGAA GATAAATCGAAATGCACGTGTTCTCAGTTGAGTCGGCGCTCGGCGCTCGCTCTGGGAGGCAAGGACAAACTTCAAGACATCGGGTTTTCCTATAAGAGATTAGCTAGCACGCGAAAGCCGAAATCAGC AGTATATGAGTGCAATAGCAAGTGCAAGTGCAGTTCCCAGTGCGGAAATCGGGTTCTACAGAACGGAATCCGACTACGATTACAAGTCTTTAAAACAGTGAACAG GGGTTGGGGTGTGAGGTGTATTGACGATATTCCCAAGGGCGCGTTCGTTTGCACGTATAGCGGTAGATTAATGACGGAAGAACAGGCGAATAAG GATGGCTATCGCTATGGCGACGAATATCTCGCCGAATTGGATCACATCGAAGTAATTGAGAAACTCAAGGAAGGATACGAGTCTGACGTTTCGGAAGACTTGCCTTCGAGCTCAACCGCCTCTCCTATTTCCATGGCAACGCATGACGTagacgaggaggacgaagaccAAAGCAAAAA CGTGGATTTATTCAAGCCGAAACCTGCGAACAAGACCAGGCTTCTCTTTGGGAAAACCGAGTGTGGCTGCTATGCAGTTGACGCTAAATCGGCTGGAAATGTGGGCCGATTTCTCAAC CATAGCTGTTCTCCGAATCTTTGCGTTCAAAACGTGTTCGTTGACACGCAcgatcttcgttttccttatGTTGCGTTTTTTGCCAAAAG GCCTATTAGAGCGAAAGCGGAACTGACGTGGGATTACAGCTACGAAGTCGGAAGTGTTCCCGGCAAAGTTATAAAGTGCCATTGCAACTCTAGCGTGTGTCGCGGAAGACTTCTCTGA
- the LOC136196781 gene encoding histone-lysine N-methyltransferase SETDB1-B-like isoform X1, which translates to MANVEDPVDKLVLEIVQRHLDELGFEEKVRELARDIDQNIEELEREQRQNRRLLDAIIEERGSPRPHEQPEVIVIDDDDEEEQEEQEQTSAVEEENKPVPCSEELTTPTSSAAAVDPPSELPLPVRLSPVKQQQFVFTEQNFEDAGIPAEPLREFVAKKTVDTWWSTGTFLHIALNKNRQQAFRLQFSTGEKSLVLPHFLADVNHPRENELQIQTRVVGLYLKWEKLFSGYVAELPSSSNNYRYLIFYDDGFAQYLKRENLHRIYIQDDSFQQVTGHSRAFIKDYFEAFPYRPLLQVKVGDEVMTEWRGTWSLATVHVLDGSLMQMRFSSQRLEWIYRGSPRLEPINGMMDKIASFRANNSALTYKEVLQRFPFPTTHAKFQVQCMSTNSSDPEPPPPPRPPSPEPDPPPPTPPTPVTKETTPLQNPEEDDGEWKPPWIEMRRGTGRGIRRRGGGGGGGGGGGGGGGGGGVGKRGRRGRRGRGKDVASLLLKKLKDDESSDEVDERNPVSTARRTWNYLSKQSAATYTSHLCSPACCPVDSRATPLSSGFINYLAAPLTRGFEREVIKRIYPLKTDVYYRAPCSRRLRSMSDVAVYLKSIESTDLFTDQFCFDPNVSLVTKAAKKSGHDAVFIDDISNGEEPVPISCLNEIDDDLPSGFEYKSSRFWRNDETYVPFTSDPDFLICCDCEDDCEDKSKCTCSQLSRRSALALGGKDKLQDIGFSYKRLASTRKPKSAVYECNSKCKCSSQCGNRVLQNGIRLRLQVFKTVNRGWGVRCIDDIPKGAFVCTYSGRLMTEEQANKDGYRYGDEYLAELDHIEVIEKLKEGYESDVSEDLPSSSTASPISMATHDVDEEDEDQSKKDKKWSISRLPRGIAFKSTSYRRSVDLFKPKPANKTRLLFGKTECGCYAVDAKSAGNVGRFLNHSCSPNLCVQNVFVDTHDLRFPYVAFFAKRPIRAKAELTWDYSYEVGSVPGKVIKCHCNSSVCRGRLL; encoded by the exons ATGGCGAACGTCGAAGATCCAGTGGACAAACTCGTCCTAGAAATCGTCCAGCGTCATCTAGACGAGCTAGGCTTCGAAGAGAAAGTTCGCGA ACTCGCGCGAGACATCGATCAAAACATCGAAGAATTGGAGC GCGAACAGCGCCAGAATCGGCGTCTTCTTGACGCGATCATCGAAGAACGCGGATCGCCACGCCCACACGAACAACCGGAAGTAATCgtcattgacgacgacgacgaagaagaacaagaagaacAAGAACAAACTAGCGcagtagaagaagaaaacaagcCTGTTCCGTGTTCAGAAGAactgaccacgcccacgtcttccgccgccgccgtcgatccgCCGTCAGAATTGCCGCTTCCGGTTCGACTTTCGCCCGTCAAACAGCAACAATTCGTATTTACCGAACAGAA TTTTGAAGACGCGGGAATTCCCGCTGAACCCCTTAGGGAATTCGTTGCAAAGAAGACGGTGGACACGTGGTGGTCGACGGGAACTTTTCTTCACATTGCACTGAACAAAAATCGACAGCAAGCATTTCGACTTCAATTTTCCACAGGCGAAAAAAGTTTGGTTCTGCCTCATTTTCTCGCCGATGTCAATCATCCGCGCGAAAACGAACTCCAAATTCAAACGCGAGTTGTCG GTTTGTATTTGAAGTGGGAGAAATTGTTTTCCGGTTACGTTGCGGAGTTGCCGTCGAGTAGCAACAATTATAG ATATCTCATATTTTATGACGACGGCTTCGCTCAGTATCTGAAACGCGAGAATCTCCATAGAATTTATATCCAAG ACGATTCGTTTCAGCAGGTCACAGGCCATTCTCGCGCATTCATCAAAGATTACTTTGAAGCATTCCCATAC agaCCACTGTTGCAAGTGAAGGTAGGAGACGAAGTAATGACGGAGTGGCGCGGAACGTGGTCCCTAGCAACGGTTCACGTGCTCGACGGAAGTCTCATGCAA aTGAGATTCAGCTCGCAACGACTCGAGTGGATTTACAGGGGAAGTCCCCGTCTCGAGCCAATAAACGGGATGATg GATAAAATTGCGTCATTTCGAGCTAATAATAGCGCCTTGACGTACAAAGAAGTTCTCCAACGCTTTCCCTTTCCCACGACGCACGCTAAGTTTCAAGTTCAATGCATGTCTAC GAACAGTAGTGACCCTGAGCCCCCTCCCCCACCACGCCCACCCTCGCCCGAACCGGATCCCCCGCCGCCAACGCCGCCAACGCCGGTAACCAAGGAAACAACGCCATTGCAAAACccggaagaagacgacggtGAGTGGAAACCGCCTTGGATTGAAATGAGACGAGGGACTGGACGAGGGATCCGTCgtcgaggcggcggcggcggcggaggcggaggcggaggcggaggcggcggcggaggcggcgtgGGGAAAAGAGGGAGACGGGGGAGGCGCGGTCGCGGAAAAGACGTCGCTTCACTATTGCTCAAAAAACTTAAAGACGATGAGAGcagcgacgaagtcgacgagagaaatcCCGTCTCCACGGCGCGACGCACGTGGAATTATTTATCGAAACAGAGCGCGGCGACGT aCACATCCCATCTATGTTCTCCCGCTTGTTGTCCCGTCGATAGCCGCGCTACTCCGCTTTCGAGCGGTTTTATTAACTATCTAGCCGCTCCTCTTACTCGTGGCTTCGAAAG GGAAGTCATTAAACGGATTTATCCGTTGAAAACGGACGTTTATTACAGGGCTCCCTGCAGTAGAAGACTG CGTTCTATGAGTGACGTGGCCGTGTACT TGAAATCCATTGAGTCTACTGATCTGTTTACTGATCAGTTTTGCTTTGATCCGAACGTTTCGCTTGTGACAAAAGCCGCTAAGAAATCA gGACACGACGCCGTTTTTATTGATGATATTTCCAACGGCGAGGAACCCGTTCCGATATCA TGTCTAAATGAAATCGATGACGATTTGCCGAGCGGGTTTGAGTACAAGAGCTCGCGATTttggcgaaacgacgaaacgtaCGTTCCCTTCACGTCCGATCCCGATTTTCTCATCTGTTGCGACTGCGAAGACGATTGCGAA GATAAATCGAAATGCACGTGTTCTCAGTTGAGTCGGCGCTCGGCGCTCGCTCTGGGAGGCAAGGACAAACTTCAAGACATCGGGTTTTCCTATAAGAGATTAGCTAGCACGCGAAAGCCGAAATCAGC AGTATATGAGTGCAATAGCAAGTGCAAGTGCAGTTCCCAGTGCGGAAATCGGGTTCTACAGAACGGAATCCGACTACGATTACAAGTCTTTAAAACAGTGAACAG GGGTTGGGGTGTGAGGTGTATTGACGATATTCCCAAGGGCGCGTTCGTTTGCACGTATAGCGGTAGATTAATGACGGAAGAACAGGCGAATAAG GATGGCTATCGCTATGGCGACGAATATCTCGCCGAATTGGATCACATCGAAGTAATTGAGAAACTCAAGGAAGGATACGAGTCTGACGTTTCGGAAGACTTGCCTTCGAGCTCAACCGCCTCTCCTATTTCCATGGCAACGCATGACGTagacgaggaggacgaagaccAAAGCAAAAA AGATAAAAAGTGGAGTATTAGTCGTCTTCCTCGAGGCATTgccttcaaatcgacgtcatatCGTCGTAGCGTGGATTTATTCAAGCCGAAACCTGCGAACAAGACCAGGCTTCTCTTTGGGAAAACCGAGTGTGGCTGCTATGCAGTTGACGCTAAATCGGCTGGAAATGTGGGCCGATTTCTCAAC CATAGCTGTTCTCCGAATCTTTGCGTTCAAAACGTGTTCGTTGACACGCAcgatcttcgttttccttatGTTGCGTTTTTTGCCAAAAG GCCTATTAGAGCGAAAGCGGAACTGACGTGGGATTACAGCTACGAAGTCGGAAGTGTTCCCGGCAAAGTTATAAAGTGCCATTGCAACTCTAGCGTGTGTCGCGGAAGACTTCTCTGA